The following proteins are encoded in a genomic region of Kosakonia oryzae:
- the plsB gene encoding glycerol-3-phosphate 1-O-acyltransferase PlsB — MSGWPRIYYKLLNLPLSVLVKSKSIPAEPAQELGLDTSRPIMYVLPYNSKADLMTLRAQCLAHELPDPLEPLEIDGVLLPRFVFIHGGPRVFTYYTPKEESIKLFHDYLDLHRSHPDLDVQMVPVSVMFGRSPGREKGEINPPLRMLNGIQKFFAISWLGRDSFVRFSPPVSLRRMATEHGTDKIIAQKLARVARMHFARQRLAAVGPRLPARQDLFNKLLSSKAIARAVEDEARSKKISHDKAQQNAIALMEEIAANFSYEMIRLTDRILGFTWNRLYQGINVHNAERVRQLAHDGHEIVYVPCHRSHMDYLLLSYVLYHQGLVPPHIAAGINLNFWPAGPIFRRLGAFFIRRTFKGNKLYSTVFREYLGELFSRGYSVEYFVEGGRSRTGRLLDPKTGTLSMTIQAMLRGGTRPITLVPIYIGYEHVMEVGTYAKELRGATKEKESLLQMVRGLSKLRNLGQGYVNFGEPIPLMNYLNHHVPDWRESIDPIEAIRPAWLTPTVNNIAADLMVRINNAGAANAMNLCCTALLASRQRSLTREQLTEQLSCYLELMRNVPYSPDSTTPAASADALIDHALQMNKFEVEKDTIGDIIILPREQAVLMTYYRNNIAHMLMLPSLMAAIVTQHRAISRSDILRHVELLYPLLKAELFLRWEKAELAEVLENLTQELLRQGLITVKDDRLSINPAHSRTLQLLAAGARETLQRYAITFWLLGNTPSMNRSTLEKESRTLAQRLSVLHGINAPEFFDKAVFSTLVLTLRDEGYISDSGDADPTRTLGVYQMLADLITSDVRLTIESATQAEV; from the coding sequence ATGTCCGGTTGGCCACGAATTTACTACAAATTACTGAATTTACCATTAAGTGTACTGGTAAAGAGTAAATCGATACCTGCAGAACCTGCACAGGAACTGGGTCTCGATACTTCACGTCCTATTATGTACGTGCTGCCTTATAACTCTAAGGCAGATTTGATGACGTTGCGTGCTCAGTGTCTGGCGCACGAACTGCCCGATCCGCTGGAACCCCTGGAAATCGACGGCGTACTGCTACCGCGTTTCGTGTTCATTCATGGCGGTCCGCGCGTGTTTACTTATTACACGCCGAAAGAAGAGTCCATCAAACTGTTCCACGACTACCTGGATTTACACCGCAGCCATCCGGATCTGGATGTGCAAATGGTGCCGGTATCGGTAATGTTTGGCCGCTCTCCAGGGCGTGAGAAAGGCGAGATTAATCCGCCGCTGCGCATGCTGAACGGTATCCAGAAATTCTTCGCTATCTCCTGGCTTGGCCGCGATAGCTTTGTGCGCTTCTCGCCGCCCGTCTCCCTGCGCCGCATGGCGACCGAGCACGGCACCGATAAAATTATCGCGCAGAAACTGGCGCGCGTGGCGCGTATGCACTTCGCGCGACAGCGCCTGGCCGCCGTAGGGCCGCGTCTGCCGGCGCGTCAGGATCTGTTCAATAAGCTGCTCTCTTCCAAAGCGATTGCCCGTGCGGTCGAAGACGAAGCACGCAGCAAAAAAATCTCTCACGACAAAGCGCAGCAAAACGCTATCGCGCTAATGGAAGAGATTGCCGCCAACTTCTCGTACGAAATGATCCGTCTGACCGACCGTATCCTCGGCTTTACCTGGAACCGTCTCTATCAGGGGATCAACGTACACAACGCCGAACGCGTGCGCCAGCTTGCGCACGACGGCCACGAGATTGTCTATGTGCCCTGCCACCGCAGCCATATGGACTATCTGCTGCTCTCGTATGTGCTCTATCACCAGGGGTTGGTGCCGCCGCACATCGCCGCAGGCATCAACCTGAACTTCTGGCCCGCCGGGCCGATTTTCCGCCGCTTGGGTGCCTTCTTCATTCGCCGTACCTTTAAAGGCAACAAACTCTACTCCACCGTATTCCGCGAATATCTGGGCGAGCTGTTCAGCCGCGGTTATTCGGTCGAGTATTTCGTCGAGGGCGGTCGTTCACGTACCGGGCGTTTGCTGGATCCGAAAACCGGTACGCTGTCGATGACCATCCAGGCGATGCTGCGCGGCGGTACGCGCCCTATCACGCTGGTGCCGATCTATATCGGTTATGAGCATGTGATGGAGGTGGGTACCTATGCGAAAGAGCTGCGCGGCGCTACCAAAGAGAAAGAGAGCCTGCTGCAGATGGTGCGCGGGCTGAGCAAGCTGCGTAACCTGGGGCAAGGTTATGTGAACTTCGGTGAACCCATTCCGCTGATGAACTACCTGAACCACCACGTTCCGGATTGGCGCGAGTCTATCGATCCCATCGAAGCGATTCGCCCGGCATGGCTGACGCCGACGGTGAATAACATTGCCGCCGATTTGATGGTTCGCATTAACAATGCCGGTGCGGCTAACGCCATGAACCTGTGCTGTACGGCGCTGCTGGCTTCGCGCCAGCGTTCGTTGACGCGTGAGCAGTTAACCGAACAACTCAGTTGCTACCTCGAACTGATGCGCAATGTGCCTTACTCGCCGGATTCAACAACGCCTGCCGCCAGCGCCGACGCGCTTATCGACCACGCGTTGCAGATGAACAAGTTCGAAGTCGAGAAAGACACCATCGGCGATATCATTATTCTGCCTCGTGAGCAGGCAGTATTGATGACCTATTACCGCAACAACATTGCCCACATGCTGATGCTGCCGTCGCTGATGGCGGCGATCGTGACCCAGCATCGCGCCATCTCCCGCAGCGATATTCTGCGCCACGTTGAGCTGCTCTATCCGCTGCTGAAAGCCGAGCTGTTCCTGCGCTGGGAAAAAGCCGAGCTGGCGGAAGTGCTGGAAAACCTGACGCAAGAACTGCTGCGCCAGGGCTTAATTACCGTCAAAGACGATCGCCTGAGCATCAATCCGGCCCACTCGCGGACGCTGCAACTGCTGGCCGCCGGCGCGCGCGAGACGTTACAGCGCTATGCCATCACCTTCTGGCTGCTTGGCAACACACCGTCAATGAACCGCAGCACGCTGGAAAAAGAGAGCCGCACGCTGGCGCAACGTCTGTCGGTGTTGCACGGCATCAACGCGCCGGAATTCTTCGACAAAGCGGTATTCTCCACGCTGGTGTTAACGCTGCGTGATGAAGGGTATATCAGCGACAGCGGCGATGCAGACCCGACGCGGACGCTGGGCGTTTA
- the zur gene encoding zinc uptake transcriptional repressor Zur, translating to MDKTTSQEMLAQAEKLCVQRNVRLTPQRLEVLRLLSLQQSAISAYDLLDLLRESEPQAKPPTVYRALDFLLEQGFVHKVESTNSYVLCHLFDQPTHTSAMFICDRCGSVKEEQAEGVEDIMHALAAKMGFALRHNVIEAHGLCADCVEVESCRHHDHCHHDHTVQVKKKPR from the coding sequence ATGGATAAGACCACTTCGCAAGAGATGTTAGCGCAGGCTGAAAAGCTGTGCGTGCAGCGCAATGTGCGCCTGACTCCTCAGCGTCTTGAAGTGTTGAGATTACTCAGCCTGCAACAAAGCGCCATCAGCGCGTACGATCTGCTCGATCTGCTGCGTGAAAGCGAACCGCAGGCCAAGCCGCCGACGGTGTACCGCGCTCTTGATTTCCTGCTGGAACAAGGGTTCGTACATAAAGTCGAATCAACAAACAGCTACGTGTTATGCCATCTTTTTGACCAGCCGACGCACACGTCCGCAATGTTTATTTGCGATCGCTGCGGTTCGGTAAAGGAAGAGCAGGCGGAAGGCGTGGAAGATATTATGCATGCGCTGGCGGCAAAGATGGGCTTTGCTCTGCGGCATAATGTGATTGAAGCTCACGGCTTATGTGCAGACTGTGTCGAAGTGGAGTCCTGCCGTCATCACGACCATTGCCACCATGACCACACCGTTCAGGTGAAGAAAAAGCCACGTTAA
- the lexA gene encoding transcriptional repressor LexA — protein sequence MKALTARQQEVFDLIRDRITQTGMPPTRAEIAQQLGFRSPNAAEEHLKALARKGVIEIVSGASRGLRLLLEEEEDIGLPLIGRVAAGEPLLAQQHIEGHYQVDPDLFKPHADFLLRVSGMSMKDIGIMDGDLLAVHKTQDVRNGQVVVARIDDEVTVKRLKKQGNTVELLPENSEFSPIVVDLRDQNFTIEGLAVGVIRNGTWL from the coding sequence ATGAAAGCATTAACGGCCAGGCAGCAAGAGGTGTTCGATCTCATCCGCGATCGGATCACCCAAACCGGTATGCCACCAACGCGTGCGGAAATCGCACAGCAATTGGGGTTCCGTTCCCCAAATGCGGCTGAAGAACACCTGAAAGCGCTTGCGCGCAAAGGGGTTATCGAAATCGTCTCCGGCGCATCGCGTGGTCTGCGTCTGCTGCTGGAAGAAGAAGAGGATATCGGTTTACCGCTGATTGGCCGCGTTGCTGCGGGTGAACCGCTGCTGGCGCAACAGCATATCGAGGGTCACTATCAGGTCGATCCCGATCTCTTCAAACCTCATGCGGATTTCCTGCTGCGCGTCAGCGGTATGTCGATGAAAGACATCGGTATTATGGACGGCGACCTGCTCGCAGTGCATAAAACGCAGGATGTGCGTAATGGCCAGGTGGTCGTCGCACGTATTGATGATGAAGTTACCGTGAAGCGTCTGAAAAAACAGGGTAACACCGTCGAACTGCTGCCGGAAAACAGCGAGTTTTCCCCGATCGTCGTCGATCTGCGCGATCAAAACTTCACCATTGAAGGGCTGGCGGTTGGCGTCATCCGGAATGGTACCTGGCTCTAA
- the dinF gene encoding MATE family efflux transporter DinF, translated as MPLLNASDRALWRLALPMIFSNITVPLLGLVDTAVVGHLDSPVYLGGVAIGATATSFLFMLLLFLRMSTTGLTAQAFGAKNAPALARALVQPLLLALLAGMLIMLLRTPLIDLALHITGGSEAVLEQARRFLNIRWLSAPASLGNLVLLGWLLGVQYARAPVILLVVGNLLNIVLDLWLVMGLHMNVQGAALATVVAEYATFAIGLLMVHRVLVMRGVPLSVLKNAWRGGMRRLLALNRDIMLRSLLLQLCFGSITVLGARLGGETVAANAVLMMFLTFTAYALDGFAYAVEAHSGQAYGARDGSQLMEVWRAACRQAGLVALFFAAIYALAGDNIIALLTSLPALQTLAGHYLFWQVILPLVGVWCYLLDGMFVGATRAAEMRNSMAIAAAGFAVTLLTVPVLGNHGLWLALTVFLALRGLTLAWLWRRHWRNGSWFSDANPS; from the coding sequence ATGCCGTTGCTGAACGCATCTGACAGAGCACTGTGGCGGCTTGCGCTGCCCATGATCTTCTCCAATATCACTGTTCCGTTACTGGGGCTGGTGGATACCGCCGTGGTCGGGCACCTGGATAGCCCTGTTTACCTCGGTGGGGTGGCGATCGGCGCAACGGCAACCAGCTTTTTGTTTATGCTGCTGCTGTTTTTGCGGATGAGCACAACCGGTCTTACGGCACAGGCGTTTGGCGCAAAAAACGCACCTGCGCTGGCGCGCGCGCTGGTACAACCGCTGTTACTGGCGTTGTTGGCAGGTATGTTAATTATGCTGCTGCGTACGCCGCTCATCGATCTGGCGCTGCACATCACCGGCGGGAGCGAAGCTGTACTGGAACAAGCGCGGCGCTTTCTCAATATTCGCTGGCTGAGTGCGCCAGCGTCGTTGGGAAATCTGGTGTTGCTCGGCTGGTTGCTGGGCGTGCAGTATGCCCGTGCTCCGGTGATCCTGCTGGTGGTGGGGAATCTTCTCAACATTGTGCTCGACCTGTGGCTGGTGATGGGTCTGCACATGAATGTGCAGGGAGCCGCGCTCGCCACCGTTGTGGCTGAGTATGCGACGTTCGCCATCGGCCTGCTGATGGTGCACCGCGTGTTGGTGATGCGCGGCGTCCCCCTGTCTGTGCTTAAAAATGCCTGGCGCGGCGGTATGCGGCGCTTATTAGCGCTTAACCGCGATATCATGCTGCGCTCACTGCTTTTGCAGCTCTGCTTTGGCTCAATCACCGTACTGGGCGCGCGTCTTGGCGGCGAGACGGTCGCGGCGAACGCGGTGCTAATGATGTTTCTCACCTTTACCGCGTACGCGCTGGATGGTTTTGCCTATGCGGTCGAAGCGCATTCCGGGCAAGCCTACGGTGCGCGCGATGGCAGCCAATTGATGGAAGTCTGGCGAGCTGCGTGCCGCCAGGCCGGGCTGGTGGCGCTGTTCTTTGCGGCGATTTATGCGCTGGCAGGCGACAACATTATTGCCTTGCTGACTTCACTTCCTGCTCTGCAGACGCTCGCCGGGCATTACCTGTTCTGGCAGGTAATTCTGCCGCTGGTGGGCGTGTGGTGCTACTTGCTGGATGGCATGTTTGTCGGTGCCACGCGCGCTGCGGAGATGCGTAACAGTATGGCGATTGCCGCTGCCGGGTTCGCTGTCACGCTGCTGACGGTCCCGGTGCTGGGCAATCACGGTTTATGGCTGGCGCTGACCGTCTTTCTCGCCCTGCGCGGGCTTACGCTTGCCTGGCTGTGGCGTCGCCACTGGCGTAACGGCAGCTGGTTTTCCGACGCGAATCCTTCCTGA
- a CDS encoding CsbD family protein, giving the protein MNKDEVGGNWKQFKGTVKEKWGKLTDDDMTIIEGKRDQLVGKIQERYGYAKDQAEKEVTDWETRNDYRW; this is encoded by the coding sequence ATGAATAAAGACGAAGTCGGCGGTAACTGGAAACAGTTCAAAGGCACTGTTAAAGAAAAATGGGGCAAACTGACCGATGATGATATGACCATCATCGAAGGTAAACGTGACCAGTTGGTGGGTAAAATCCAGGAACGTTACGGTTATGCCAAAGATCAGGCGGAGAAAGAAGTTACAGATTGGGAAACGCGTAACGACTACCGCTGGTAG
- a CDS encoding diacylglycerol kinase, translating into MANNTTGITRIIKAAGYSWKGVRAAWINEAAFRQELLAVVLAIIIACWLDIDTVTRVLLISSVSLVMIVEILNSAIEAVVDRIGTEFHELSGRAKDMGSAAVLMSILLALFTWISLLWAHFR; encoded by the coding sequence ATGGCCAATAATACCACCGGAATTACCCGAATCATTAAAGCAGCAGGTTACTCATGGAAGGGCGTTCGCGCTGCATGGATCAATGAAGCCGCCTTCCGCCAGGAACTGTTAGCCGTTGTTTTAGCTATCATTATTGCTTGCTGGCTGGACATTGACACGGTCACACGGGTATTGCTGATTAGCTCGGTGTCGCTAGTAATGATTGTTGAAATCCTAAATAGTGCAATTGAAGCTGTCGTAGACCGAATTGGTACTGAATTTCACGAACTTTCCGGTCGGGCGAAGGATATGGGCTCGGCGGCAGTGCTGATGTCGATCCTGCTGGCGCTGTTTACCTGGATCTCGCTTCTCTGGGCGCATTTTCGATAA